The Treponema sp. OMZ 790 genome includes the window GTTTTTCCTTATTCATAATAAAGGGAAGAATTGCAGGGTCGAGGTCGCCTGAGCGGGTTCCCATAACAAGACCTTCGAGGGGAGTAAGCCCCATGGAGGTATCTACACATTTTCCGCCCTTGATAGCAGCCAAGCTGGAACCGTTTCCTAAGTGGCAGGTAATTATCTTAAAATCAGCCGAATTGTTTTTAAGGGTTTCGGCAGCCTTTTCGGAAACAAAACGGTGAGAGGTTCCGTGGAAGCCGTAGCGGCGTATCTTGTATTTTTCGTAATACTCGTAGGGAAGAGCATAGATATAGTTTTCGGCAGGCATTGTCTGATGGAAGGCAGTATCAAAAACTGCAGCCATCGGTGTTTTCGGCATAAGAGCCTTACAAGCTTCAATTCCCATAATATTTGCAGGGTTGTGCAAAGGAGCAAGGTCGATACATTCTTTGATACCGGCCATTACCCTGTCGTCTAAAAGAACGGACTTATTGAATTCTTCTCCGCCGTGAACAACTCTGTGACCTACAGCCGTAATCTCCTCCATAGATTTTACAACACCGTGATTTTTGTCGATGAGAGCTTCCAAAACAAGCTGAATAGCCTTTTTGTGGTCATTCATTTTTTCTTCAATTAAAACGGCATCCATTCCTTTTTTTTCGTGCTTAATACGTGAACCTTCAATTCCGATTCTTTCGACAAGGCCTTTTACCAAAACATCTTCGTTAGTCATATCGATGAGCTGATACTTTAAAGAAGAGCTTCCGCAGTTGATAACCAATATCTTCATTATATATCTCCTTAAAATGTGAAGTAATCTTATTTGGTATAATACCCCAAAATATAATAAAAGTCTATCTATATAATAGCTTGTTTTTTAATAATTTTTCCACTATAATGGGATTTAGGAGAAAGTTATGGTCGAAAAAGAAAAAAGTAAATCGGGTTTTATTGCTTTTTTACAAAAAAATCTTAATTTTATAATAGCAATAATTGTGTTTTTAATTTTTACGGCTTTTAGTTTTATCAAACTAGGACGAAACATAGAAAACCAAGTATATGACACTATGCTCAAAATAAAACCTGAAGTCAATGAGCGAGGTGAAATTCTCCTTTTAAACGTAGACGATTTTTCTATTGAACAGATAGGCTCTTGGCCTTGGTCGCGGGATATTTTGGCAGACGTTTTAATCAGACTAAAAGAAGCAGGCGGCAAGGCTGCGGTTTTCGATATTGAGTACCTGTCCGCAGGAAGGACGGGTGCAAACAATACCTATGTAGAACATGAATTACCGAAACAATATGCAGCCGTCCGTCAGGAATTCGGAGAATATATAAAAGATTTTTCGGATGCAGTAGCAACCAAAAACATACCTCTTTCAGAAGTAAAAACAATAGGCAAGGATATGTCCGAATATTTTGAATCAAGGATTGATGAGCTTTCCGATTCAATTAAACACAATGTGTTTCGAGATAATGATGCCTATATGGGAGAAGCGGCGGGCTTTTTTGAAAATGCTTTTTTAACCATCAATGCAGTAAATATAAATATAGGAGGAGAAACAAAGGAATTAAAAGACTTTGCCTATAATAATTTCTTGTTTACCAATATCGAAGATGAAGCAGGTCTTTTAAAAAAAGAA containing:
- a CDS encoding acetate/propionate family kinase; translated protein: MKILVINCGSSSLKYQLIDMTNEDVLVKGLVERIGIEGSRIKHEKKGMDAVLIEEKMNDHKKAIQLVLEALIDKNHGVVKSMEEITAVGHRVVHGGEEFNKSVLLDDRVMAGIKECIDLAPLHNPANIMGIEACKALMPKTPMAAVFDTAFHQTMPAENYIYALPYEYYEKYKIRRYGFHGTSHRFVSEKAAETLKNNSADFKIITCHLGNGSSLAAIKGGKCVDTSMGLTPLEGLVMGTRSGDLDPAILPFIMNKEKLSADDMSNVLNKKSGVLGISGVSSDFRDIETAAKEGNKRAQLALDVFCNRVRKYIASYAAQLGGADALVFTAGIGENSIELREKICHGLEFLGVELDPEKNKVRGKLTDASKTSSKVKVLIIPTNEELMIAKDTMALVK